One Brevibacterium spongiae DNA segment encodes these proteins:
- a CDS encoding Ig-like domain-containing protein — MTSFRLASLRTALVLIVLTVASLLGLGPAMAAGPPVSLGEVPVHTAPNAYGPGIWHHAKQGKTWYGSYRTFPDTSAYCIDAGKKSPLAKYFKDAKSEQVTSARTAWALHEYADSKSKDVQAALSAIARLDKTLPHDHKVPPQKPADLGKKFDAAAKHHQSILAEAKKYAGPYTLDVSLEPVVRMPVLEPHSPESSASPDSWASESTSDGAKTGSDPNEPGSPADNDKSADGKADKDKPKILGTPTDEATLTVSLTSASGTQVPDIPITLTTTGAKDAPKTLTTGAKAVTTTLTASAPGTLSVAAKATVAPQTVRIFEPTSGTRVQRVVTPDAPDTVAGKATLDLSSHPTVTTEISDQTPVPGETVTDEFTVSGLIGDHTVTVEHTLWQTGTAPVQGTKNDDAREIGSVTSKDVGNGTHTSGEVTVPEDFRGWLYFTETIAGDKATQEWKGIHGQPRETGFVPWTPSADTEAVLEGTQTHDEVAVTGLRPGSEAVITVTAYHVEDEPEQSAKPDGEELSVQDVTVVADKEGRAEISTEPIEMPVGWVTYVTTIEGSDVNEAWTSDWGVPAETVHRPPEEKPTTPPAPPEEPSTPPAPPEEPSTPPEQPSSTPAPPEQPAAPKPETPDKPESPPVAPVAETPAAPAPPAELPRTGTTGNGMLIGMGIVLVGLGTTVLLITGRSRDED; from the coding sequence ATGACTTCTTTCAGACTCGCATCGCTGCGCACCGCACTGGTCCTCATCGTCCTCACCGTCGCCTCACTGCTCGGGCTGGGTCCTGCGATGGCCGCGGGCCCTCCGGTCAGCCTCGGCGAGGTTCCCGTGCACACCGCACCGAACGCCTACGGTCCTGGCATCTGGCACCACGCGAAGCAGGGCAAGACGTGGTACGGCTCGTATCGGACGTTCCCGGACACCTCGGCCTACTGCATCGATGCGGGAAAGAAGTCTCCCTTGGCGAAGTACTTCAAGGACGCGAAATCCGAGCAGGTGACATCGGCGCGCACCGCATGGGCGCTGCACGAATATGCCGACTCGAAGTCCAAAGATGTGCAGGCGGCGCTGAGCGCCATCGCCCGACTCGACAAGACACTCCCCCACGACCACAAGGTGCCTCCGCAGAAGCCCGCCGACCTCGGCAAGAAGTTCGATGCGGCAGCGAAGCACCATCAGTCGATCCTCGCCGAGGCGAAGAAGTACGCGGGTCCCTACACCCTCGATGTCAGCCTCGAACCGGTTGTCAGGATGCCCGTCCTCGAACCTCATTCCCCGGAGTCCTCCGCTTCTCCTGACTCCTGGGCGTCGGAATCGACAAGCGACGGAGCGAAGACGGGAAGCGATCCGAATGAGCCCGGGTCCCCAGCCGACAACGACAAGTCTGCTGATGGCAAGGCCGACAAGGACAAACCCAAGATCCTCGGCACCCCCACGGATGAGGCCACGCTGACAGTCTCCCTGACAAGCGCCTCCGGGACACAGGTTCCCGACATCCCCATCACGCTGACGACGACGGGCGCGAAGGACGCCCCGAAGACCCTGACGACCGGTGCCAAGGCAGTGACGACGACACTCACGGCGAGCGCCCCGGGCACGCTGTCCGTGGCGGCGAAGGCGACGGTCGCCCCGCAGACCGTGCGCATCTTCGAACCCACCTCGGGCACCCGGGTGCAGCGGGTCGTCACTCCCGATGCTCCTGACACGGTCGCGGGTAAGGCGACCCTGGACCTCAGCTCCCACCCGACGGTGACCACCGAGATCTCCGATCAGACACCGGTCCCCGGTGAGACCGTCACCGATGAGTTCACGGTCTCCGGTCTCATCGGCGACCACACCGTCACCGTCGAACATACGCTGTGGCAGACCGGCACGGCACCGGTTCAGGGCACGAAGAACGACGACGCCCGTGAAATCGGCTCCGTGACCTCGAAGGACGTCGGCAACGGCACGCACACCTCCGGTGAGGTCACCGTGCCCGAGGACTTCCGTGGCTGGCTGTACTTCACCGAGACGATCGCCGGTGACAAGGCGACGCAGGAGTGGAAGGGCATCCACGGCCAACCCCGAGAGACCGGGTTCGTCCCCTGGACTCCGAGCGCCGACACCGAGGCGGTTCTCGAGGGAACCCAGACCCACGACGAGGTGGCCGTGACCGGGCTGAGACCCGGATCCGAAGCCGTGATCACCGTCACCGCGTACCACGTGGAGGACGAACCCGAGCAGTCGGCGAAGCCCGACGGTGAAGAACTCTCCGTCCAGGACGTCACCGTCGTCGCCGACAAGGAAGGGCGCGCCGAGATCAGCACGGAGCCGATCGAGATGCCCGTCGGTTGGGTCACCTATGTGACGACGATCGAGGGCAGCGACGTCAACGAAGCGTGGACGAGCGATTGGGGTGTGCCGGCCGAAACCGTGCACCGTCCGCCCGAAGAGAAGCCGACCACTCCCCCGGCACCGCCGGAGGAACCGAGCACGCCGCCGGCCCCACCGGAGGAACCGAGCACGCCGCCCGAGCAGCCGAGTTCAACGCCGGCCCCGCCCGAGCAGCCCGCAGCACCGAAGCCCGAAACCCCGGACAAGCCCGAATCTCCGCCGGTCGCTCCTGTCGCCGAAACCCCCGCGGCTCCGGCGCCACCGGCCGAGCTGCCCCGCACCGGCACCACGGGCAACGGAATGCTCATCGGCATGGGCATCGTCCTCGTCGGTCTCGGCACAACAGTTCTCCTCATCACCGGTCGGAGCCGCGACGAGGACTGA
- a CDS encoding PrsW family intramembrane metalloprotease → MPGPNQPVPAPGQPVMHGQPMPGQPMPGQPMQGQPVPGYQPPVQARVYAQPRFAPTVTQEMRIRAGMQAPQQVVTDTPWTGAVRQAQPETAPDSTGNIVRLVAAILVLLVLVGGLGLLALFGGLSFGVRLFALIGLAAIPLLGIIAYVLWLDRWKPQPKLLLGICLLWGAVASVILTLGFSLVGDIALYLAGFNGVPDIIGTVIQAPIVEESTKTVLLVVIVLAARRHFEGPLDGLVYGSLIGAGFAFTENILYLGQSWNEGELLGLALTFAMRCLGSPLLHTAFSTCAGVSIGLAARKWPWWSLILMWLPGLALGMVLHGFWNGSMTLLAMIGYAYRNVMNELVPQVIGLIVLSLILSAAWVALGLILRRSERMHTQNMLGDYANSGWLTHAEVDMLGTWKGRKNGRDWAKSFPGGKEEMKTMIRTSGKLSTTRMRVLAGIGGEQERKIERAELKQFVDARERLLAASKQMVR, encoded by the coding sequence GTGCCGGGACCCAACCAACCCGTGCCTGCGCCGGGACAGCCTGTGATGCACGGGCAGCCGATGCCGGGTCAGCCGATGCCGGGTCAGCCGATGCAGGGACAGCCGGTGCCCGGATACCAGCCGCCGGTGCAGGCACGCGTCTACGCCCAGCCGCGCTTCGCTCCGACCGTCACCCAGGAGATGCGGATCCGGGCGGGTATGCAGGCACCTCAGCAGGTGGTCACGGACACCCCGTGGACCGGTGCCGTGCGCCAGGCACAGCCGGAGACCGCACCCGATTCGACCGGCAACATCGTCCGACTCGTCGCAGCCATCCTCGTTCTCCTCGTTCTCGTCGGAGGGCTGGGGCTGCTTGCCCTCTTCGGCGGGCTGAGCTTCGGTGTGCGTCTGTTCGCGCTCATCGGACTCGCGGCGATCCCGCTTCTCGGCATCATCGCCTATGTGCTCTGGCTCGATCGGTGGAAACCGCAGCCGAAGCTTCTCTTGGGCATCTGTCTCCTCTGGGGTGCCGTCGCCTCGGTCATCCTCACCCTCGGCTTCTCCCTCGTCGGCGATATCGCGCTCTATCTGGCCGGATTCAACGGCGTGCCCGACATCATCGGCACGGTCATTCAGGCCCCGATCGTCGAAGAATCGACGAAGACCGTCCTCCTCGTCGTCATCGTCCTCGCCGCACGGCGTCACTTCGAGGGCCCCCTCGACGGGCTCGTCTACGGTTCCCTCATCGGTGCGGGCTTCGCCTTCACAGAGAACATCCTCTACCTCGGACAGTCATGGAATGAGGGCGAACTGCTGGGACTCGCTCTGACATTCGCCATGCGCTGCCTCGGTTCGCCGCTGCTGCACACGGCGTTCTCGACCTGTGCCGGCGTGTCCATCGGCCTCGCCGCCCGAAAATGGCCGTGGTGGTCGCTCATCCTCATGTGGCTGCCCGGACTCGCGCTCGGCATGGTCCTGCACGGCTTCTGGAATGGCTCGATGACACTTCTCGCCATGATCGGCTACGCGTACAGAAACGTCATGAACGAACTGGTGCCTCAGGTCATCGGCCTCATCGTGCTCAGCCTCATCCTCTCCGCCGCCTGGGTCGCGCTCGGCCTCATCCTGCGCCGCAGCGAACGCATGCATACGCAGAACATGCTCGGCGACTATGCGAACTCCGGTTGGCTCACCCACGCCGAGGTCGACATGCTCGGCACCTGGAAGGGCCGGAAGAACGGCCGCGATTGGGCGAAGTCGTTCCCCGGCGGCAAGGAGGAGATGAAGACCATGATCCGGACCTCCGGCAAACTGTCGACGACGCGGATGCGTGTGCTCGCCGGCATCGGCGGTGAACAGGAACGGAAGATCGAACGGGCCGAGCTCAAACAGTTCGTCGACGCCCGTGAACGACTGCTCGCCGCCTCGAAGCAGATGGTGCGGTAG
- a CDS encoding MarP family serine protease — MTVLDILLIVLGIGALFAGFRQGIITALGTAAGFVVGWILGRLLSPLVETLSEGTSAMDNPGVLMLLASMPLVLSVLFAFAGSGIGAWIKRSMDSDLGQGIDAIGGTVTAGIVYVLVIWLAAGFIRTTPLVEPNRWVADSTVIAAIDRTIPYSSQNALGGLARGLSASGFPQVFSGQTEQIRGVGEPDEGMVDVGRKVEDSVVKVTTTATTCPTGSEGSGFVFDDGLVATNAHVVAGSTELAVQVGGKGRPYLAEVVEFDAEADVAVLRVPELDAPALDFGDGLGAGDDSVVVGFPANGPYTISPTRVREKINARGLDIYDSKSVVREVYSLRGIVREGNSGGPLIDAQGDVVGMVFARSATDDETGYALTRAEIADELQAGTSNRTPQPAGQCTQ, encoded by the coding sequence GTGACAGTCCTCGACATCCTCCTCATCGTCCTCGGCATCGGCGCGCTCTTCGCCGGTTTCCGCCAGGGCATCATCACTGCGCTGGGAACCGCGGCCGGCTTCGTCGTCGGCTGGATCCTCGGTCGTCTGCTCTCCCCGCTCGTCGAAACGCTCAGCGAAGGCACGAGCGCCATGGACAACCCCGGTGTGCTCATGCTCCTGGCCTCCATGCCGCTGGTCCTCAGCGTCCTCTTCGCCTTCGCCGGCAGCGGGATCGGGGCATGGATCAAACGGTCGATGGACTCCGATCTCGGGCAGGGCATCGACGCCATCGGCGGCACCGTCACCGCCGGGATCGTCTACGTCCTCGTCATCTGGCTCGCCGCCGGCTTCATCCGCACCACCCCGCTCGTCGAACCAAACCGGTGGGTCGCCGACTCCACCGTGATCGCCGCCATCGACCGCACGATCCCCTATTCCTCCCAGAACGCCCTGGGCGGACTGGCCCGCGGGCTGAGCGCCTCCGGATTCCCACAGGTGTTCTCCGGCCAGACAGAACAGATCCGCGGCGTCGGCGAACCCGACGAAGGCATGGTCGACGTCGGCCGCAAGGTCGAGGACTCGGTCGTGAAGGTCACGACCACGGCCACCACCTGCCCCACCGGCTCGGAAGGCTCGGGCTTCGTCTTCGACGATGGACTCGTCGCCACCAACGCCCACGTCGTAGCCGGGTCGACGGAACTCGCCGTCCAGGTCGGCGGAAAAGGCAGACCCTACCTCGCCGAGGTGGTCGAATTCGACGCTGAAGCCGACGTTGCGGTGCTCCGCGTCCCGGAACTCGATGCTCCCGCACTCGACTTCGGCGATGGCCTCGGAGCGGGGGACGACTCCGTGGTCGTGGGCTTCCCCGCCAACGGGCCGTACACGATCTCACCGACGCGCGTGAGGGAGAAGATCAACGCCCGCGGTCTCGACATCTATGATTCGAAATCAGTGGTGCGCGAGGTGTATTCGCTGCGTGGAATCGTCCGCGAAGGCAATTCGGGAGGCCCCCTCATCGACGCTCAGGGAGATGTCGTCGGGATGGTCTTCGCCCGATCCGCGACCGATGACGAAACCGGATACGCACTCACCCGAGCCGAGATCGCCGACGAGCTGCAGGCCGGAACGAGCAATCGCACACCCCAGCCGGCCGGGCAGTGCACACAGTGA
- a CDS encoding endonuclease/exonuclease/phosphatase family protein, producing the protein MSQAYSSPRRRHSPAKGITALIFGILYAAFLLLHNLLPTRMGIALILESVLPWTGIFLALVLLMFLIRFSWLSAIGFLVPTLVWAGMFGPALLPNDDADETDLTVATHNVGARMPQPTAAAQNIVERDPDIVTIQELESLSGKIIHKELDSSFEHAQVLDTVGVWSKWPMSAPEEVDLGLQWPRAFATTISTDHGDIRFYAVHMPSVRPGHESMRNAALRRLAASVETDGAENVIVAGDFNTASTDNNFATLVPPLEDSREQAHGGFGFTWPARFPVTRLDHILYRGFDATSDEVLSRGSSDHRAVLAGLNLK; encoded by the coding sequence ATGAGCCAGGCATATTCTTCACCACGCAGAAGGCACAGCCCCGCGAAGGGCATCACCGCATTGATCTTCGGGATCCTCTATGCGGCATTCCTGCTTCTCCACAACCTTCTGCCGACACGGATGGGCATCGCCCTCATCCTCGAATCGGTGCTGCCGTGGACGGGGATCTTCCTCGCTCTCGTGCTGCTGATGTTCCTCATCCGGTTCTCGTGGCTCTCAGCCATCGGATTCCTCGTACCCACGCTCGTGTGGGCGGGGATGTTCGGACCGGCTCTGCTGCCCAATGATGACGCCGATGAGACGGATCTGACCGTGGCCACCCACAATGTGGGTGCGCGGATGCCGCAGCCCACGGCGGCGGCGCAGAACATCGTCGAACGCGACCCGGACATCGTCACGATCCAGGAACTCGAGTCCCTGTCGGGCAAGATCATCCACAAGGAGCTCGATTCCTCCTTCGAGCACGCCCAGGTCCTCGACACCGTCGGCGTGTGGTCGAAGTGGCCGATGTCCGCGCCCGAAGAGGTCGACCTCGGCCTGCAGTGGCCGCGAGCGTTCGCCACCACGATCTCGACCGACCACGGTGACATCCGGTTCTATGCCGTGCATATGCCCTCGGTCCGGCCGGGACACGAATCCATGCGCAACGCCGCTCTGCGTCGACTCGCCGCGAGTGTGGAGACCGACGGAGCCGAAAATGTCATCGTCGCCGGCGACTTCAATACGGCGTCGACGGACAACAATTTCGCGACCCTGGTTCCCCCGCTCGAGGATTCGCGCGAGCAGGCTCACGGCGGCTTCGGCTTCACCTGGCCGGCCCGGTTCCCCGTCACTCGCCTCGACCACATCCTCTACCGCGGCTTCGATGCCACCTCCGACGAGGTGCTCAGCCGCGGGTCGAGCGATCACCGTGCCGTGCTCGCCGGGCTCAACCTCAAGTAG
- a CDS encoding winged helix-turn-helix domain-containing protein: MPNPEPAYFHPRSAVATRRAGARLSAVDPQNAPHTYGPAGVVPSPKAARGIIVYIGLDESKAAADGTNLSAIAGELQAYAKELASQAETQAVIALAPEGRGSDIDAVRAVANGSPAATGAPAATHGPVRSRIPNRIHPPTLREEDAPAAPAPRGFGGRAGEAYSQAASERLRIDIPRREVSIDGELVDVTTKEFDLLATLVTHADETLPREDLITAVWSGGEVPDERTVDVHIRRLRRRLGEYASVVRTMRGSGYRYDTHPDVTVWSATARR, from the coding sequence ATGCCGAATCCAGAACCCGCCTACTTCCACCCCCGCAGCGCAGTTGCCACTCGACGTGCAGGAGCCAGGTTGAGCGCAGTCGACCCGCAGAACGCCCCCCACACCTATGGGCCGGCAGGAGTCGTCCCCTCGCCGAAGGCCGCACGCGGAATCATCGTCTACATCGGACTCGATGAATCCAAGGCCGCCGCCGACGGCACGAACCTCTCCGCCATCGCCGGTGAGCTGCAGGCCTATGCGAAGGAACTGGCCAGCCAGGCCGAGACCCAGGCGGTCATCGCCTTGGCCCCGGAGGGACGCGGCAGCGATATCGACGCCGTGCGTGCCGTCGCCAACGGCTCCCCCGCAGCGACCGGAGCGCCCGCAGCCACGCACGGACCTGTGCGGTCGAGGATCCCCAACCGCATCCACCCGCCGACCCTGCGGGAAGAGGACGCACCGGCGGCCCCCGCACCGCGCGGTTTCGGCGGTCGGGCCGGCGAGGCGTACTCTCAAGCCGCGTCCGAACGTCTGCGCATCGACATCCCCCGCCGAGAGGTCAGCATCGACGGTGAGCTCGTCGACGTCACGACGAAGGAATTCGACCTGCTGGCCACCCTCGTGACCCATGCGGACGAGACCCTGCCGCGTGAGGACCTCATCACCGCGGTGTGGTCCGGCGGTGAGGTTCCCGACGAACGCACCGTGGACGTGCACATCCGCCGACTGCGGCGCCGCCTCGGCGAGTATGCCTCGGTGGTGCGGACCATGCGCGGATCGGGCTACCGCTACGACACTCATCCGGATGTCACGGTGTGGAGTGCGACAGCACGTCGCTGA
- the upp gene encoding uracil phosphoribosyltransferase, which translates to MHLHVADHPLIAHKLTALRDQFTDSARFRQLTEELVMLLAYEATRSVSIEDKEISTPVSTFTGTKLAEPRPIVVPILRAGLGMLDGMLRILPTAEVGFLGMVRDETTFEPSAYADRLPDDLTGRQIFVVDPMLATGGTLAMAIDFLLARGARDVTAVCLVSAPEGVRRIEADYSDSAEVKIYTAALDEKLNEKGYIVPGLGDAGDRMYGIVD; encoded by the coding sequence ATGCATCTTCACGTAGCCGATCACCCGCTCATCGCCCACAAACTCACTGCACTGCGGGATCAGTTCACGGACTCCGCGCGCTTCCGCCAGCTCACCGAAGAGCTCGTCATGCTGCTGGCCTACGAGGCCACCCGCTCCGTGTCGATCGAGGACAAGGAGATCTCGACACCCGTGTCGACATTCACCGGCACCAAGCTGGCCGAACCCCGCCCGATCGTGGTTCCGATCCTGCGCGCGGGCCTCGGCATGCTCGACGGAATGCTGCGCATCCTGCCCACCGCCGAGGTGGGATTCCTCGGCATGGTCCGCGATGAGACCACGTTCGAACCCAGCGCGTATGCCGATCGCCTGCCCGACGACCTCACCGGACGGCAGATCTTCGTCGTCGACCCCATGCTGGCCACCGGAGGCACCCTCGCCATGGCCATCGACTTCCTGCTCGCGCGCGGCGCCCGCGATGTCACCGCCGTGTGCCTCGTCTCCGCCCCCGAGGGTGTGCGTCGCATCGAAGCCGACTACAGCGATTCCGCAGAGGTGAAGATCTACACTGCCGCACTCGACGAGAAGCTCAACGAGAAGGGCTACATCGTGCCCGGACTCGGCGATGCCGGAGACCGGATGTACGGGATCGTCGACTGA
- a CDS encoding tRNA adenosine deaminase-associated protein, which translates to MSYFTEILTDSGDGFRALDVDVRDANDLDDLVDMMRSAAGDDGEAVAVIEHEDEWFGLVRLCANNEVKVFLSDLAAVEASPFAEIFAEFLDSRPDAYDAEPEEDFGAEEDEGTADEDDEEEVEMLELDPDAEWGGDADIYADRGVSAATLIDQVEEYRSDPARVVAHVGETVGFADQLEAAR; encoded by the coding sequence ATGTCGTACTTCACTGAGATCCTGACCGATTCCGGCGACGGCTTCCGCGCCCTCGATGTCGACGTTCGTGATGCGAACGACCTCGACGACCTCGTCGACATGATGCGCTCCGCCGCCGGCGACGACGGTGAGGCGGTCGCCGTCATCGAACACGAAGACGAATGGTTCGGACTCGTGCGCCTGTGCGCGAACAATGAGGTCAAGGTCTTCCTCTCCGACCTCGCCGCCGTCGAGGCCAGCCCCTTCGCCGAGATCTTCGCCGAGTTCCTCGATTCCCGTCCCGATGCCTACGACGCCGAACCCGAAGAGGACTTCGGTGCCGAGGAGGATGAGGGTACTGCCGATGAAGACGACGAGGAGGAGGTCGAGATGCTCGAGCTCGACCCCGACGCCGAATGGGGCGGAGACGCCGACATCTACGCCGATCGAGGAGTCTCGGCGGCCACCCTCATCGACCAGGTCGAGGAGTACCGCTCCGACCCGGCCCGCGTCGTCGCCCATGTCGGGGAGACCGTGGGCTTCGCCGACCAGCTCGAGGCCGCACGCTGA
- a CDS encoding nucleoside deaminase, whose protein sequence is MGQALAEAALAGAHDDVPVGAVVIDGTGAVIGRGHNRREVDADPLGHAELMAISSAASAKGRWRLDDCTLVVTLEPCAMCAGALVGSRIARVVFGAYDDKAGAVGSVWDLLRDRAALHHPAVRSGVRAEECRDLLRDFFAARR, encoded by the coding sequence ATGGGTCAGGCCCTCGCCGAGGCGGCCCTGGCCGGAGCGCATGACGACGTTCCCGTCGGGGCCGTCGTCATCGACGGAACCGGTGCCGTGATCGGACGCGGGCACAATCGGCGGGAGGTCGATGCCGATCCGCTCGGCCACGCCGAGCTCATGGCGATCTCTTCGGCCGCCTCGGCGAAGGGACGGTGGCGACTGGACGACTGCACCCTCGTCGTCACCCTGGAGCCGTGTGCGATGTGCGCCGGCGCCCTCGTCGGCTCCCGCATCGCCCGCGTCGTCTTCGGCGCCTACGACGACAAGGCCGGAGCCGTCGGATCGGTCTGGGACCTGCTGCGCGACCGTGCCGCACTCCATCATCCGGCGGTGCGCTCCGGGGTCCGTGCCGAGGAATGCCGGGACCTGCTGCGGGACTTCTTCGCCGCCCGCCGCTGA